In one window of Erinaceus europaeus chromosome 17, mEriEur2.1, whole genome shotgun sequence DNA:
- the LOC103109608 gene encoding mas-related G-protein coupled receptor member X4-like, which produces MMNTTGFSALDTEDYALSLDAGEVPYSENLYLDILDVSNESESSGGSSSLGMKDTSEFYNKTVFSAVGERVNNFIPITQMLLHYDLQTPLHVKLLHENITKNTTFLKDIKVNDSDFPVHLVTVLICLLGLVGNGAVIWLLGFRVKRNPFSVYILNLAVADFTFLLANSVWLTIALLNLGLAVLYKLTEAVEISSFLVGLSLLMAVSTERCVSVLWPLWYRCHRPAHLSSILCALIWGLGSCSVIAWCLCFFFVDTECPVVFLLCCVTSFLTFLVLCVSSLTLLIRVQCSSRRRQPSRLYLTILLSVLAFLLLTLPYGVATMVHRLSPSPPPYYGILRNIFYPLLVLNSVVNPIIYFFVGRHRQLQGRKPLGEVLQSALTDEEEMKEQCSEATVPRGAVCLPGAGVAVLPGSCSDLHTGLPVQL; this is translated from the coding sequence ATGATGAACACCACAGGCTTCTCTGCACTGGACACTGAGGACTATGCTCTGTCTTTAGATGCAGGGGAAGTACCATACAGTGAGAACCTTTATCTGGACATTCTTGATGTCAGCAATGAGTCAGAATCTTCAGGAGGAAGCAGCTCTTTGGGCATGAAGGACACTTCTGAGTTTTATAATAAGACTGTATTTTCAGCAGTGGGAGAAAGAGTGAATAATTTTATACCTATAACACAAATGCTTCTTCACTATGATCTACAGACACCCCTGCATGTAAAGTTGTTGCATGAAAACATCACAAAGAACACCACATTTTTGAAAGATATTAAAGTGAACGACTCTGATTTCCCAGTTCACCTGGTGACAGTGCTCATCTGCCTCCTTGGCTTGGTGGGGAACGGGGCTGTCATCTGGCTGCTGGGCTTCCGCGTGAAGAGGAACCCCTTCTCTGTCTACATCCTCAACTTGGCCGTGGCCGACTTCACCTTCCTCTTGGCCAACAGTGTCTGGCTCACAATTGCTCTTCTAAATCTAGGACTGGCTGTGCTTTATAAGCTCACAGAAGCAGTGGAAATCTCTTCCTTCCTGGTGGGTCTGAGCCTGCTGATGGCCGTCAGCACCGAGCGCTGCGTCTCTGTGCTCTGGCCCCTCTGGTACAgatgccaccgcccggcccatcTCTCCTCCATCCTGTGTGCCCTcatctgggggctgggctctTGCTCAGTCATAGCCTGGTGCTTGTGTTTCTTCTTTGTGGACACTGAATGTCCTGTAGTATTTTTGCTCTGTTGTGTGACATCGTTCCTCACCTTCCTGGTGCTCTGTGTGTCCAGCCTGACTCTGCTCATCCGGGTCCAGTGCAGCTCCAGGAGGAGGCAGCCCAGCAGGCTCTACCTGACCATCCTGCTCAGCGTGCTGGCCTTCCTGCTGCTCACGCTGCCCTATGGGGTGGCCACCATGGTCCACAGACTCTCGCCGTCCCCGCCCCCATATTACGGCATTCTAAGGAATATCTTCTACCCCCTCCTGGTCCTCAACAGTGTGGTGAACCCCATCATCTACTTCTTTGTGGGGAGACACAGGCAGCTGCAGGGCCGGAAGCCACTTGGGGAAGTGCTCCAGAGTGCGCTGACAGAtgaggaggagatgaaggagcAGTGTAGTGAGGCCACTGTCCCCAGAGGGGCTGTGTGTCTCCCAGGGGCTGGAGTAGCAGTTCTCCCAGGATCTTGTTCTGACCTGCACACAGGGCTGCCTGTGCAGCTCTAG
- the LOC103109607 gene encoding mas-related G-protein coupled receptor member A6-like — protein sequence MNTTGFSALDPSDWYFSSTAGNTSDNNTDFDSSSYSDVYIDWDIFHLVMVLICLLGLVGNGAVIWLLSFRVKRNPFSVYILNLAMADFTFLIGNSIWAVYYLLPYDVLEFEGVLYSFYLSSIMVDLSLLMAVSTERCVSVLCPLWYRCHRPAHLSSILCALIWGLGSCLWICEILCNFFSDIVCIDDMGFKAVVTLLTFLVLCVSSLTLLIRVQCSSRKRQPSRLYLTILLSVLAFLLLGLPHSVSLFVFRSNIISPYADIIDVMSRLLLVLNSVVNPVIYFFVGRLRQPGGRKPLWEVLQRALMDEEEGAEQGRGVPVPSQDSLCP from the coding sequence ATGAATACCACGGGCTTCTCTGCACTGGACCCTTCGGACTGGTATTTTTCTTCAACAGCAGGAAATACATCAGATAACAATACAGACTTTGATAGCTCAAGTTACTCTGATGTATATATTGACTGGGATATATTCCATCTGGTGATGGTGCTCATCTGCCTCCTTGGGTTGGTGGGGAATGGGGCTGTCATCTGGCTGCTGAGCTTCCGTGTGAAGAGGAACCCCTTCTCTGTCTACATCCTCAACTTGGCCATGGCTGACTTCACCTTCCTCATAGGGAACAGTATATGGGCCGTATATTATCTTTTACCTTATGATGTATTAGAGTTTGAAGGTGTCCTATATTCATTCTATTTATCATCCATTATGGTAGATCTGAGCCTGCTGATGGCTGTCAGCACCGAGCGCTGCGTCTCTGTGCTCTGCCCCCTCTGGTATAgatgccaccgcccggcccatcTCTCCTCCATCCTGTGTGCCCTcatctgggggctgggctctTGTTTGTGGATATGCGAGATTTTGTGTAATTTCTTTTCTGACATCGTTTGTATTGATGACATGGGATTTAAGGCTGTGGTGACCTTACTCACCTTCCTGGTGCTCTGTGTGTCCAGCCTGACTCTGCTCATCCGGGTCCAGTGCAGCTCCAGGAAGAGGCAGCCCAGCAGGCTCTACCTGACCATCCTGCTCAGCGTGCTGGCTTTCCTGCTGCTCGGGCTGCCTCATagtgtgtctctctttgtcttcagGTCAAATATAATATCACCATATGCTGATATTATAGATGTTATGTCTAGACTCCTCCTGGTCCTGAACAGCGTGGTGAACCCCGTCATCTACTTCTTTGTTGGGAGACTCAGGCAGCCAGGGGGCCGGAAGCCACTCTGGGAAGTGCTCCAGAGGGCACTGATGGATGAGGAGGAGGGAGCTGAGCAGGGCAGAGGGGTCCCTGTACCCAGTCAGGACAGCCTGTGCCCCTGA